From one Eucalyptus grandis isolate ANBG69807.140 chromosome 9, ASM1654582v1, whole genome shotgun sequence genomic stretch:
- the LOC104420500 gene encoding LOW QUALITY PROTEIN: abscisate beta-glucosyltransferase-like (The sequence of the model RefSeq protein was modified relative to this genomic sequence to represent the inferred CDS: inserted 2 bases in 1 codon; substituted 1 base at 1 genomic stop codon) encodes MNGYFSRCAQELMRIHTPHEMVESEYDPLEIPGLSDRIVVTRSQLLNFHKRPGGWKLPGRMWSSEDRNLGVVVNSFLDLESTNVEYFKEETAKKAWGVGPVSLCNRNVEDMAERGQQAAIDEQSCLSWLNAREPNSVLYVRLGSLAKLTPEQLLEIAYGLEASSCSFIWAVGKIFESSENGERGGEGWLPSAFEXRLKESXRGLIIGGWMPEQLILEHPPVGGYMTHCGWNSTLEGVSAGVPMVTFPRSAEQFFNEKLVTDELRVGVQVGSMECTSWNSKPGPPVGREKVEAAVRKVMDGVEQAAEMRRRAKDLGEKVERAVEQGGSSYEDAEALIQELKSRKKV; translated from the exons ATGAACGGCTACTTCTCTCGGTGTGCCCAAGAACTGATGCGGATTCACACGCCTCACGAGATGGTGGAATCTGAATACGACCCGCTTGAGATTCCGGGCCTGTCGGATAGGATCGTGGTGACAAGGTCGCAGCTTCTGAATTTTCACAAGCGTCCAGGCGGCTGGAAGCTGCCAGGTCGGATGTGGAGTTCGGAGGACAGGAATCTTGGGGTTGTGGTGAATAGCTTTCTCGATCTGGAATCGACAAATGTGGAGTACTTCAAGGAGGAGACGGCGAAGAAAGCTTGGGGCGTCGGACCAGTGTCGCTGTGCAATAGGAATGTGGAGGATATGGCTGAGAGAGGGCAACAAGCGGCTATTGACGAGCAGAGTTGCTTGAGTTGGCTCAATGCTAGAGAACCCAACTCCGTCCTTTATGTTCGTCTTGGGAGTCTGGCCAAGTTGACCCCGGAGCAACTCCTTGAGATTGCATATGGTCTCGAGGCTTCGAGCTGTTCGTTCATTTGGGCGGTTGGGAAAATCTTTGAGTCGTcggaaaatggagagagaggcGGAGAGGGTTGGCTTCCGAGTGCGTTCGA GAGACTGAAGGAGTCCTAGAGAGGGTTGATTATCGGAGGATGGATGCCGGAGCAGTTGATTCTCGAACACCCTCCGGTGGGTGGGTACATGACACACTGCGGATGGAACTCGACTCTGGAGGGCGTGAGCGCCGGAGTTCCGATGGTCACTTTCCCGCGATCAGCCGAGCAGTTTTTCAATGAGAAACTGGTCACTGATGAGTTGAGGGTTGGGGTCCAGGTCGGAAGCATGGAGTGCACATCTTGGAACAGCAAGCCGGGCCCGCCGGTGGGTAGGGAGAAAGTGGAGGCGGCCGTGAGGAAAGTGATGGACGGAGTAGAGCAGGCGGCGGAGATGAGGAGAAGAGCCAAAGATCTTGGAGAGAAGGTCGAGAGAGCGGTCGAACAAGGCGGGTCGTCATATGAAGATGCCGAGGCCTTGATTCAAGAGCTCAAGTCTCGCAAGAAGGTCTAA
- the LOC120288499 gene encoding putative disease resistance RPP13-like protein 1: protein MPIADLFLGALLPVLFEMLASHELLNFARRVGIDKLLKKWEKMLTSIDQVLVDAEDRQMTGDPGVKWWLEDLRNLTYDIEDFLDEFTINSMENKSKAEPDTSKVCALLPSCRFKLSPKALMLDHTMRSKIKKMDGRLQEIIARKDVLSLIENRGRRSAYHQLDKPIPSTNGTEPCFISREDEKREILKLLTREEDNRTCMELEVIAIVGMGGVGKTALAQQIYNHPHLTFDEKAWACVSDDFNVLSITKSILETIDHHLSCEGKTLNWLQDELKKNLSGKKYFVVLDDIWNKNYENWTILLKPFQSGAKGSKIIVTTRDLDVASMANARLITLKVLSLDDCMTLFASHALGVQNFAHHPDLEVLGRKIVEKCKGLPLAVKALAGLLRTKVSPHEWEAILNSKIWNLPEERINILPALKLSYLHLHCHLRRCFAYCAIFPKGYEIQRDEVIRWWIAEGLVKEKEGKDRWNAGLNYFNELVQPILAQGSLKSSGIKIIHL, encoded by the exons ATGCCCATCGCGGACCTCTTTCTTGGCGCCCTTCTCCCCGTGCTATTCGAGATGTTGGCCTCTCATGAACTGCTCAACTTTGCACGGCGTGTGGGGATTGATAAGCTGCTGAAGAAATGGGAGAAGATGCTAACTAGTATCGACCAAGTGCTAGTTGATGCGGAGGACAGGCAAATGACCGGCGATCCCGGCGTGAAGTGGTGGCTTGAAGATCTCAGGAACTTGACGTACGACATCGAAGACTTCCTCGATGAGTTCACCATAAATTCTATGGAAAACAAGTCCAAGGCAGAACCTGACACTAGCAAGGTGTGTGCCCTTCTTCCTAGTTGTCGCTTCAAATTGAGCCCAAAAGCATTGATGTTAGACCACACAATGAGATCCAAGATAAAAAAGATGGATGGCAGATTACAGGAGATCATAGCTCGTAAAGATGTTCTCAGCCTAATAGAGAACAGGGGGAGGCGATCAGCCTACCACCAGCTAGATAAGCCAATTCCCTCAACGAATGGGACCGAGCCTTGTTTCATTAGTAGAGAGGATGAAAAAAGGGAGATCCTCAAATTATtgacaagagaagaagacaacaGAACATGCATGGAACTAGAAGTGATTGCCATTGTAGGGATGGGGGGTGTTGGGAAGACAGCTCTAGCTCAACAAATCTACAATCATCCTCATCTCACCTTCGATGAGAAAGCATGGGCTTGTGTTTCCGATGATTTCAACGTTCTTTCTATTACAAAGAGTATCCTAGAGACAATCGATCATCATTTGTCCTGTGAAGGTAAAACCTTGAATTGGCTTCAAGATGAGCTTAAGAAAAACCTTTCAGGGAAGAAATATTTTGTCGTATTAGATGACATTTGgaacaagaattatgaaaacTGGACTATCCTGTTGAAGCCTTTTCAATCAGGAGCAAAGGGAAGCAAGATTATTGTCACGACTCGTGATCTCGATGTGGCTTCAATGGCCAATGCTCGACTAATAACTCTCAAAGTGCTATCACTAGATGATTGTATGACTTTGTTCGCATCTCATGCTCTTGGAGTCCAAAATTTCGCTCATCATCCTGATCTTGAAGTATTAGGCCGGAAAATAgtggaaaaatgcaaaggttTGCCATTAGCCGTGAAGGCATTGGCCGGGTTGCTACGTACTAAAGTTAGTCCCCATGAATGGGAAGCTATATTGAACAGCAAGATTTGGAATCTACCAGAAGAAAGAATTAACATCCTTCCGGCTTTGAAACTTAGCTACCTCCATCTCCATTGCCATTTAAGGAGATGTTTCGCTTACTGTGCTATATTTCCCAAGGGCTATGAAATCCAACGGGACGAGGTGATTCGTTGGTGGATTGCAGAGGGCTTggtgaaggaaaaagaaggaaaagaccGTTGGAATGCGGGTTTGAATTATTTCAACGAGCTA GTGCAACCCATTTTAGCTCAGGGGAGTTTGAAGTCGAGTGGGATCAAAATAATCCATCTTTAG